The sequence TTTTGGAAGGCATTGCCTCACTGTTCTCATTACCGGCACTGGAAAGGTCGAACGCTCAACAGCTGCGCAGTTTAGTAGACAAGGCATCGGCAATTTTTAGCTCCTTGGAGTCAGTGGGAACATTTGCAAACATCGCACAAGCATTGTTAATTAACATTGTGATGGGCAAGTGTGATCAGCAAACCAGAAACAAATGGAACGAGTCTGTGGACTACAAGTCGCTTCCAACTTGGTCACAGTGCACTCCAGTCGTGGAACGACATTGTCAGTTCTTGCACTCATGCGAGTCATCGTCACAACGAAAACCCGAGTCTGGCAAGCAAAATCGCGCAATCAATCGCATGCAAAATACGTCATTTGCTATCTATCTAACTCTAATTGTGTTCTTTGTTCCAGTTCCAACCATAAACTCGTCGGTTGCTTGAGGTTTAAGGAGATGAACACAAATCAACGCTTTGATCTCATCAAGAAGCATGATCTATGCATCAACTGCTTAGGCAATGGTCATAGAATGATTCAATTTCCGTCCAAGAATCGCTGCCGCTGTTGTAATCGAGCACACCACACGTTGTTGCATCATGAGAACGCATCTCAAACCACTCAAACAACTCCAGTGGCAGGTCCCGCATTCTAGCCTTCGGGGTCTACTCGACCTACATGGCAGACTTCATCTCAAGAATTGACAGCAACCCCCTCGCACATGGGTGCGTCGGAAGGTGGTCAGGTGATTCTTGCAACGGCTATGATCCTGGTCAAGGACGCTACGGGTACGTATAAGTTGGGCCGAGCCCTCCTAGATTCATGCTCTCAACTCAATTTCATCACTGATGATTTCGCGCAAAAACTACGCCTTCGTCGTGAGAAACATGATGTGGGCGTTCGAAGCATTGGAGACTCGCTAACCAGTCTTAAGGCGCGTACGACCACGACCATCAAATCGCGCACTTCAGCCTTTCAACGGTCACTTCAATTCGGAATCACCTCGCACATAGCATACCAGCCAGATGCCGAGATCGACACGTCCGGTTGGAGCTTGCCAGCCAATACCAAATTAGCAGACGAGATGTTTTTAAGCCCCGGCGCATAGACCTGTTGTTAGGAACAGAGGCCTTCTTTGATGCTCTTGCTGTTGGCCAAATTCGACTGGGTCCCAATTTACCGACGCTTCAGAAGACGTTGTTTGGTTGGGTCGTCTCTGGTAGGTTTCGAGGTGAGTATAACGTGACGTCATCATCTTGTCTGCTGTCAAATGAAACCTCAATCGACGAGAATTTGCAACGCCTATGGCAACTGGAAACCATCGACACGTCACCAAAACCAACTCAGCCAGACCATCGAATTTGTGAAGGGCATTTCACAAAAACAACTCATCAAGACCACACTGGTCGAATAACTGTAAGTTTGCCATTTAAAGACAACCCAATTTGTCTAGGAGATTCCTTCGATATCGCTCGTCGGCGATTCCTTGCGCTTGAGAGACGTCTTCTACGTTCGCCCGAAATCCGTCCGCAGTACATTGCCTTCATGGAAGAGTACGAAAGTCTTGGCCACATGTCAGTAGTAGCACACCCCAACTTGAAAGAGCCACACTACTATATGCCCCATCACTGCGTGCTTAAACCTAGCAGCACGTCAACCAAATTGCGAGTAGTGTTTGATGCCTCGTTCCGCACCTCAACACAAACATCATTGAACGATCATTTGTTAATGGGGCCCACagttcaacaaaatttatatatgcTTCTATTACGTTTTCGTCTGTATCGTTTCGCCATCACCGCAGATATCACTAAAATGTACAGGCAAGTACTCGTAGAAAATAATTGTCGACAATTTCAATACATACTTTGGCGAGCTTCCCCAGATTCAGATCTCCGCACGTACCAGCTTAACACTGTAACATACGGAACAGCTTCGGCTCCATACCTTGCGGTACGCAGCCTACACTATCTGGCAGACCAACATATGGCAGAGTTTCCGATCGGCGCTTCAGCAATAAAATCATCCTTTTATGTCGACGACATGCTATGTGGTGCCGACGATATAACGTAACGTGGTTACACTCAGGCATGAAGCTGTTGAAATGCTCCGTCGTGGACAGTTTCCAATATCGAAATGGCACTCAAATCCCCCAGACTTCGAGGAAGGTCAAGCAGCAAAGGAGCTTCATATCAACGACGATTTTGTGACCAGTGCGTTAGGAGTAACATGGCATCAACGAAGCGACGTATTTTCGTTCGGCTTTAACCCGAAACAGCAACACAATTCGGTTACAAAGCGGACAATATTGTCTATTGCCTCATCGCTGTTTGATCCACTTGGCTTGTTGTCACCATTGATAATCACTGCCAAGATTATCCTCCAAGAGCTTTGGTTATTGAAGCTCTATTGGGACGAGTCTGTACCTCAGCACCTACAACAAGCTTGGACAAACTGCTTAGCATCATTAAACTCGATTTCGTCACTCATCGTTCCTCGTTACTGCTTGCAACCAACCGTACGGAACACACAAATACACGGGTTTTGCGACGCATCAATTCGAGCATACGGCTGCTCTGTATTTTGTTTCAAGATCAGACTAAATGGCCAAATCAAAAACCACCAATTGACCTCGACGGAGACGTCATCAATTCGGAAAAACGCAAAACGACACTCACCACAATGATGGAGACAAACTACATTCTCAACATCATCAATGGCACTAGTTTGTACCCCCATTGCTTACGTCTAGTCGCCTGGTTATTCCGATTTTTTGATTCGTCCAGAAAGAAATCAAGGTTCACTACCGCTTCACCATCGCCTGACGAATTGCGACGCGCTTCACATTGCTTAATATGGAACATTCAACAGCATCACTTCTCTGTCGACTTTCAGTTACTAAAGAAAAATCGAtcgttaaaaagtaatttaaaatttttgagtccATTTATAGACACTTCGACTGGATACGAGCTTATCAAGGTTGGTGGCCGTCTGGACTACACCGAGTTACCAGACAGCAAAAAACACCCATTGCTTTTGCCCAGTAATTCACAATTTATTTTGACGTATGTACGCCATCTACATCTTCGCAATTACCATGCAGGCCCAAAAGCCTTAGTCGCCTTGATCCGCCTTGAATATTGGATTGTCAACGCCAGAGATTTGGCCCGTCGCGTCGTTCGTTCGTGTGTGCATTGCGTTTGATACAAGCCCACCTTGCTGCAGCAAGTAATGGGACCACTACCAAGAGAGCGTGTCCAACCAACACGTCCATTTG comes from Anastrepha obliqua isolate idAnaObli1 chromosome 6, idAnaObli1_1.0, whole genome shotgun sequence and encodes:
- the LOC129250330 gene encoding uncharacterized protein LOC129250330, producing MNLTSNNNDSRKASIFSLMNCASKAAAQSSSLGTGPPLETVNAFQVTSENYPKALDRLKQRFDNPTLIFLEGIASLFSLPALERSNAQQLRSLVDKASAIFSSLESVGTFANIAQALLINIVMGKCDQQTRNKWNESVDYKSLPTWSQCTPVVERHCQFLHSCESSSQRKPESGKQNRAINRMQNTSNHKLVGCLRFKEMNTNQRFDLIKKHDLCINCLGNGHRMIQFPSKNRCRCCNRAHHTLLHHENASQTTQTTPVAGPAF